The following is a genomic window from Stenotrophomonas maltophilia.
CCAGGGTGAGGATGGCGGCGTGTTCATGGGCGGCGGCCAGGCGCGCGGCCACCAGCGGCAGTTCCCAGGCACCCGGCACGCGGATCACGTCGATGTTGGCTTCGGTGATGCCGTTGCCGGCCAGGCTCAGGCGTGCGCCTGCGACCAGCGCGTCGGTGATGCGGGCGTTCCAGCGGCTGGCCAGGATGGCGAAGCGCGCCGATTCGGGAGTGCGAAGATCGCCTTCGTAGTGGCTCATATGCGGCTTGGGGGACTCGATAAGGGGGTAATTCTAGCGTGGATGGGCCCCGGCCGTGGCTGGCGGGGGCCTTCTGTAGAGCCGAGCCATGCTCGGCTGCCCTGTCCGGCACCGGACTGGAGAACCCGCGCTGCGCGCGTAAGCCGAGCATGGCTCGGCTCTACAGGGGTCTCATGGCCCGGGCCCGCGCCTCAGCAGCCCACCGTCTCCACCACTTCCAGGCCGTAGCCGGCCAGGCCGATCTGGCGGCGTGGGGTGCCCAGCACGCGCAGCTTGCCCAGGCCCAGGTCGGACAGGATCTGCGCGCCGGCACCGTTGCGGCGCCACTGGCTCACGTCCTTGTCCTTGCCCGGCACCACCGGCGCCGGTTGCTGGCGCAGGCGGGCCAGCAGGGCCTCGCCATCACGCGGGGCCTGCAGCACCACCATCACGCCACTGCCTTCGGCGTCGATGGCACGCAGGGCATCGGTGGCGGCCACGCCGAAATCATCGCGGCGCCAGTGCAACAGATCGGCCAGCGGGTTTTCCACCTGCACCCGCACCAGGGTCGGGGTGTCGGCGTCCGGCGTGCCACGCACCAGTGCGAAATGCAGGTCGTGGGCGATGCGGTCGCGGTAGGTCACCAGCTTGAACGGGCCGAACTCGGTATCGATCTCGCGCTCATCGACGCGCTCGACGGTCTTTTCGGTGGCCAGGCGGTAGGCGATCAGGTCGGCGATCGAGCCCATCTTCAGGCCGTGCTCGCGCGCGAACACTTCCAGCTCCGGGCGGCGCGCCATGCTGCCGTCGGGGTTCAGTATCTCCACCAGCACGCCGGCCGGTTCCAGCCCGGCCAGCATGGCCAGGTCCACGCCGGCCTCGGTGTGGCCGGCGCGGGTCAGCACGCCGCCCGGCTGGGCGATCAGCGGGAAGATGTGGCCCGGCTGGTGCAGGTCGGCCGGCTTGGCGTTGGGCTTTACCGCGGTGCGGATGGTGTGGGCACGGTCATGCGCGGAAATGCCGGTGGTGACACCCTCGGCCGCCTCGATGCTGACGGTGAAATTGGTCTGGAACTGCGCGGTATTGGCCTGCACCATCGGCGCCAGGCCCAGATCGGCCGCACGGGTGCGGGTGAGCGGCAGGCACACCAGGCCACGGCCGTGGGTGACCATGAAATTGATGTCCGACGGCTTGACCAGCTCGGCGGCCATGATCAGGTCGCCTTCGTTCTCGCGGTCTTCGTCATCGACGATGACGACCATGCGGCCCTGGCGGATGTCTTCCAGGATCTCGGGAATGGGGGCGAAGTTCATGCGCGGGCTCCTTCACCCAACAACCGCTCGACATACCGAGCGACCAGATCGATTTCAAGATTGACCGCGCTGCCCACGCCAGTGGCGGAGAACGCGGTGTTGGCCACCGTGTGGGGAATGAGGGCGACTTCAAAGCCTTCGTCATCCACTTCGTTGACGGTCAGGCTGACCCCGTCCACGCAGACCGAGCCCTTCTTGGCGATGTAGCGGCGCAGCGCCGCCGGCGCGGCGAAACGCCAGCGCTGGGCACGGGCATCTTCGTGGATGGACAGCACCTGGCCGAGGCCGTCGACATGGCCGCTGACCAGGTGGCCGCCGAGGCGGTCGGTCGGACGCATGGCGCGCTCCAGGTTGATGACCGCACCCTCGGCCAGCTGACCGAGCGTGGTCAGGCCGAGCGTCTCGGTGGAGGCATCGGCCTGGAAGCTGCTGGCGTCGAACGCGATGACGGTGAGGCAGACGCCGTTGATGGCGATGCTCTCGCCCATCTGCACGTGGTCGAACGGCAGGTTGCCGACGTTGAAGGTGAAGCGGACATCGCCGCCGATGGCTTCGCGTGCGGCCAGACGGCCGACGCCTTCGATGATTCCAGTAAACAAGAAACGTTCTCCGCGGAAAGTGAGCGAAAAACGCCGCAAGGCAAACAGGCGGGCGCAGGGCCGCAAAGGCCCTGTGGCACCGTCTTCTTTCATCCGGACTATACCGTCGGCTCCGGCATTGGACCGGATCTGCTGACCCCCGGCCGTAGGCCGGGGCGCTCGCGGGC
Proteins encoded in this region:
- the ribB gene encoding 3,4-dihydroxy-2-butanone-4-phosphate synthase, whose protein sequence is MNFAPIPEILEDIRQGRMVVIVDDEDRENEGDLIMAAELVKPSDINFMVTHGRGLVCLPLTRTRAADLGLAPMVQANTAQFQTNFTVSIEAAEGVTTGISAHDRAHTIRTAVKPNAKPADLHQPGHIFPLIAQPGGVLTRAGHTEAGVDLAMLAGLEPAGVLVEILNPDGSMARRPELEVFAREHGLKMGSIADLIAYRLATEKTVERVDEREIDTEFGPFKLVTYRDRIAHDLHFALVRGTPDADTPTLVRVQVENPLADLLHWRRDDFGVAATDALRAIDAEGSGVMVVLQAPRDGEALLARLRQQPAPVVPGKDKDVSQWRRNGAGAQILSDLGLGKLRVLGTPRRQIGLAGYGLEVVETVGC
- a CDS encoding riboflavin synthase, producing the protein MFTGIIEGVGRLAAREAIGGDVRFTFNVGNLPFDHVQMGESIAINGVCLTVIAFDASSFQADASTETLGLTTLGQLAEGAVINLERAMRPTDRLGGHLVSGHVDGLGQVLSIHEDARAQRWRFAAPAALRRYIAKKGSVCVDGVSLTVNEVDDEGFEVALIPHTVANTAFSATGVGSAVNLEIDLVARYVERLLGEGARA
- the ribH gene encoding 6,7-dimethyl-8-ribityllumazine synthase; protein product: MSHYEGDLRTPESARFAILASRWNARITDALVAGARLSLAGNGITEANIDVIRVPGAWELPLVAARLAAAHEHAAILTLGCVIRGDTRHYEHVADRCAEGLMRVQLDFGVPVLNGVLAVERAEDAEARAGGSHGNKGEEVALAALEMVNLLEQLP